A window from Chryseobacterium vaccae encodes these proteins:
- a CDS encoding response regulator, giving the protein MMGLKVNIRIVVADDHGIVRMGLIQTIKRFRPDAIISEVEDYKSLYKLILKEEFDLAIMDVNMPNGTVQEAIDYIKIHQPELKILIFSSQDEELYGMRYLKMGAGGYLSKLSSTEVIETALTAMLSKGRYVSDNIKETIFLESLTGATKNSPFEALSDRELQIANKIAEGLPLKEISNQLNLHSSTISTYKNRLFEKLKIRSIPELVKILRLYNQ; this is encoded by the coding sequence ATGATGGGTTTAAAAGTAAACATTCGCATTGTTGTGGCAGATGATCATGGTATCGTCCGGATGGGTTTGATACAAACAATCAAACGATTCAGACCCGATGCCATAATTTCAGAAGTAGAAGATTATAAATCGCTGTACAAATTAATTCTGAAAGAAGAATTTGATCTGGCCATTATGGATGTTAATATGCCTAATGGTACTGTTCAGGAAGCAATAGATTACATAAAAATTCACCAACCTGAATTAAAAATTCTAATATTTTCTTCACAGGATGAAGAGTTATATGGAATGCGTTATCTGAAAATGGGTGCAGGAGGCTATCTAAGCAAACTAAGCTCCACTGAAGTAATTGAGACTGCCTTAACGGCGATGCTTAGTAAGGGCAGATATGTCAGTGATAATATAAAAGAAACGATTTTTTTAGAATCATTAACTGGTGCAACAAAAAACTCTCCCTTTGAAGCACTATCAGACCGCGAATTGCAAATTGCCAATAAGATTGCAGAAGGTCTTCCCCTCAAAGAAATTTCTAATCAACTGAATCTCCATTCATCGACGATCAGTACTTACAAAAACAGGTTGTTTGAGAAGCTGAAGATACGATCCATACCTGAATTGGTGAAGATTCTCAGGCTGTATAATCAGTAA